The Elusimicrobiota bacterium sequence CGTAAACCGGGCTGCCCTTTTTGAGCTTCTCTCCGCACCGCTGGCCGGCCTCCCGCCAGACCACCACCGGGATGAACGACGTGTCGTCTTTCCATTCGCCTGTCTTGTCTTTGTAGCGGCGGTTGACGGCCAGATCGAAGCGGCAAACCGGAGCCCCGGAGGTGGTGAAACGGAGTTCCGGATCCCGGGTGAGCCGCCCGACCAACTGGACGTTATTAAGCTGGACGAGGCGCAGGAGCGTCGGCATGGGAAACCTCGGGGGCGGCGGCCACCGGCACGGCGGTGACGGCCGGCGCGGCCGAAGGACCGCCGTGTCCGGAGGAACGCGGTCCATGGGAATCGTGGGAAACCATCGGCGGAAGAGTCATCAGGGGAGACGCCGGTTTTCCTTTCAGCGCCTTGCAGATCACTTGGCGGAGAACCTCTTCCGACACCCGGAAGAATTGGTTCAATTCCGCCACGAAGGAAGGTTCGGCCTTGAATTGGAGGAAGGTGTAATAGCCCTCGCGCTGACGGCGGATCGGGTAGGCCAGACGGCGCCGGCCCCATTTATCCGCCAGCGTCACTTCGCCGCCCTTCTGGGCGATGAGGGATTTCACTTTCTCGACGAAATCGTCCACCTTTTGGGGTTGGGCGTCGCCGGGGAGTAAAAAGACTGTCTCGTAATGGATCAAGGAATGCGCCTCCTTCATGGACGTCCGCCCGGAGTGACCGGTGCGGGGTGGGTTCCGCCCACTGCCGCGGAACCGAAGAGCGCTCATGATAGCAGAAAAGGGGCGACCAGAGCAAACCTAAGCGAAATTTCCTTCCCCGAGATGGGGAATCCCGCTACCAGGAACTCCAGATGTGGGAGGTGGTATCGGAGTGCGTGCAATTGACCGTGAGGGTTCCGCTGGCGGTGGACTGATA is a genomic window containing:
- a CDS encoding single-stranded DNA-binding protein: MPTLLRLVQLNNVQLVGRLTRDPELRFTTSGAPVCRFDLAVNRRYKDKTGEWKDDTSFIPVVVWREAGQRCGEKLKKGSPVYVEGRLKSRNWETKDGQKRSGHEVDAMRVQFLEKAEGGAGSPAADEDGPSADAAEAVGSVPVAEDVPF
- the rpsF gene encoding 30S ribosomal protein S6 — protein: MKEAHSLIHYETVFLLPGDAQPQKVDDFVEKVKSLIAQKGGEVTLADKWGRRRLAYPIRRQREGYYTFLQFKAEPSFVAELNQFFRVSEEVLRQVICKALKGKPASPLMTLPPMVSHDSHGPRSSGHGGPSAAPAVTAVPVAAAPEVSHADAPAPRPA